In one window of Porites lutea chromosome 8, jaPorLute2.1, whole genome shotgun sequence DNA:
- the LOC140945287 gene encoding 52 kDa repressor of the inhibitor of the protein kinase-like, which translates to MDKNGVVHAGTWNPKSRKDAGSLLNTVTFGFIVTLVIVKYILNFTRPATVTLQSEEMDILKAEQEIGTLRNALKDMQTNIKGHHHRLFEEAVQLAEKVGIQPSRSRIVQHQIFRSNYPASTPEAYYRIHLTQVFLDHSLQKLQSRFPPEAYVCFKGFSIVPSVLLKAPSTWKAQIQEFCHHYARDLPNVVGLPAELDLWERIWTEKKAKAEDIPEKIASTLKSVDPASFPDVFTILQILATIPGTSCSCERSISCLRYLKNYLRGTMGEERLNGLAIMHAHRDIPLDLDEIIDLFASLHPRRMRMANILCSDD; encoded by the coding sequence ATGGATAAGAATGGTGTTGTTCATGCTGGTACTTGGAATCCCAAGAGTCGGAAAGATGCAGGGTCTTTACTTAATACTGTCACTTTTGGATTTATTGTGACGCTTGTTATTGTTAAGTATATTCTTAATTTCACAAGACCTGCCACTGTTACGTTGCAAAGTGAAGAAATGGACATTCTTAAGGCTGAGCAGGAAATTGGCACTCTACGGAATGCCCTTAAAGACATGCAGACAAACATTAAGGGTCATCATCATCGGTTGTTTGAAGAGGCAGTACAACTTGCAGAGAAAGTTGGTATTCAACCTAGCAGATCGAGAATTGTCCAGCACCAAATTTTTCGTAGCAACTATCCTGCATCAACTCCAGAAGCATACTATCGGATCCACCTTACGCAAGTTTTTCTGGACCATTCCTTGCAGAAACTTCAATCAAGATTTCCTCCAGAAGCCTATGTGTGTTTTAAAGGTTTTTCTATTGTACCATCTGTTTTGTTGAAAGCTCCATCAACCTGGAAAGCTCAGATTCAAGAGTTTTGTCATCATTATGCACGAGATCTTCCGAATGTTGTTGGCCTGCCTGCCGAGTTGGACTTGTGGGAAAGAATATGGACAGagaagaaagcaaaggcagAAGACATTCCTGAAAAGATTGCCAGTACTTTGAAAAGTGTTGATCCAGCTTCTTTTCCAGACGTCTTCACCATCCTACAGATTCTTGCAACAATCCCTGGTACATCTTGTTCCTGTGAGAGATCAATATCTTGCCTTCGCTATCTGAAGAATTATCTAAGGGGTACAATGGGAGAAGAGAGATTGAATGGCTTGGCAATTATGCATGCTCATAGGGACATTCCCTTGGATTTGGATGAAATCATTGACTTATTTGCTTCTCTTCATCCCAGACGAATGAGAATGGCCAACATTTTATGCAGTGATGACTAA